In a single window of the Subtercola sp. PAMC28395 genome:
- a CDS encoding MerR family transcriptional regulator gives MEWSINDVARLACTTSRTLRHYDSLGLLAPSRVGSNGYRYYDEAALARLQRILLLRELGVGLPSIAEILANRGNNGDALRSHLRGLHQQKERLDRQIDSVELTISRMERGEELVAEEMFEGFEHTQYKIEVEHNWGAEAYAQSSRWWNSLTTDGRTDHAREQHSIQDAFTAAHGASLGVDSSTVHEIVKRHFDWITAAWGGASPTSEQFVGIADMYVADERFSVNYGGIDGARYVRDAMIAFAAMLR, from the coding sequence ATGGAGTGGTCGATCAACGACGTCGCCCGCCTTGCCTGCACGACGTCGCGAACTCTCCGCCACTACGATTCCCTCGGATTGCTGGCACCGAGCCGGGTGGGGTCGAACGGCTACCGCTACTACGACGAGGCAGCGCTGGCCCGGCTGCAACGGATCCTGCTCCTCCGGGAGCTGGGCGTAGGACTCCCCTCGATCGCTGAGATCCTCGCCAATCGAGGCAACAACGGAGACGCTCTGCGAAGCCACCTCCGTGGGCTTCATCAGCAAAAGGAACGGCTGGACCGTCAGATCGACTCGGTCGAACTCACAATCTCAAGAATGGAAAGAGGCGAAGAACTCGTGGCAGAAGAGATGTTCGAGGGTTTTGAACACACCCAGTACAAGATCGAGGTCGAGCACAACTGGGGCGCCGAGGCATATGCGCAGTCGAGCCGGTGGTGGAACTCCCTGACGACCGATGGCCGAACAGACCACGCGCGCGAACAACACAGCATCCAAGACGCATTCACGGCTGCCCACGGGGCCTCTCTCGGCGTCGACAGCAGCACCGTGCACGAGATCGTGAAACGACACTTCGATTGGATCACGGCGGCCTGGGGCGGTGCCAGTCCCACCTCTGAGCAGTTCGTCGGCATTGCTGACATGTATGTCGCAGACGAACGGTTCAGCGTCAACTACGGCGGCATCGACGGCGCCCGGTACGTGCGCGACGCGATGATCGCCTTTGCCGCGATGCTTCGCTGA
- a CDS encoding O-methyltransferase: MSKETNWKYAEDIVTEPAVIASARAHAIELGVESVSPGIGAQLAVLAGTSAAQSIVEIGTGLGVSGLWMFAGAPGATLTSIDTEVDRQQSARAAFLEAGVTPNRIRLITGRARDVLPRMNENSYDLVLVDGDPESVIEYVEHGLRLVRVGGTVLVPHALWRDRVADPVQRDETVTDFRTLINELSGSTAVITALSPIGDGLLQVTKIVG; the protein is encoded by the coding sequence GTGTCGAAAGAGACCAACTGGAAGTACGCCGAAGACATCGTCACCGAACCGGCGGTGATCGCTTCGGCGCGCGCACACGCCATCGAGCTCGGTGTCGAATCCGTCTCGCCCGGCATCGGAGCCCAACTCGCGGTGCTTGCCGGCACCTCTGCGGCCCAATCGATCGTCGAGATCGGAACCGGCCTCGGTGTCTCCGGGCTCTGGATGTTCGCGGGAGCCCCCGGCGCAACCCTCACCTCGATCGACACCGAGGTCGACAGGCAGCAGTCCGCCCGTGCCGCGTTCCTTGAAGCTGGCGTCACTCCGAACCGTATCCGGCTCATCACGGGCCGGGCCCGTGACGTGCTGCCCCGCATGAACGAGAACTCCTACGACCTCGTCCTCGTGGACGGCGACCCGGAGTCGGTCATCGAGTACGTCGAGCACGGTCTGCGACTGGTGCGCGTCGGCGGTACAGTACTGGTTCCCCACGCGCTCTGGCGTGACCGCGTCGCAGACCCGGTGCAGCGCGACGAGACCGTCACCGATTTCCGCACCCTCATCAACGAACTGTCGGGGTCGACAGCGGTGATCACCGCACTGTCGCCGATCGGGGACGGGCTGCTCCAGGTCACGAAGATCGTCGGCTAG
- a CDS encoding magnesium transporter MgtE N-terminal domain-containing protein encodes MSATRVFVARLAGCTVFDPAGDRLGKVRDVLVVYRSPDTPRLVGLIVEIPGKRRVFVSIGRVTSIGSGQIITTGLMNVRRFEQRGGEVRVIAEILGRKVVFTDGSGEATIEDVAIEQSGPGEWAVSQLFLRRPKTSASPFGKGPTVFATWAEVRERNQTGQSQSAEQLIATYGDMKPADLANTLLDLPHLRRLEVAEELPDARLADVLEEMPESDQVEIMNQLDDTRAADVLDQMQPDDAADLIAQLSEARGEELLKLMQPEEADDVRMLLAYAPDTAGGLMTTEPIIVSADATVAEGLALIRRHELAPALGAAICVTLPPYEPPTGRFLGMVHFQRMLRYPPHERLGALLDDGLEPVKADTSAAEVSRILASYNLVSVPVVDENHRLVGVVTIDDVLDYLLPDDWRSHDGTVINATPLRGRRVGNGS; translated from the coding sequence GTGAGTGCCACCAGAGTCTTCGTTGCCAGATTGGCCGGGTGCACCGTCTTCGACCCCGCGGGTGACCGCCTGGGCAAGGTGCGTGACGTACTGGTGGTGTACCGAAGTCCAGACACGCCCCGGCTCGTCGGGCTCATCGTCGAGATTCCCGGCAAACGGCGGGTCTTCGTCTCGATCGGGCGAGTGACGAGTATCGGCAGCGGCCAGATCATCACCACGGGCCTCATGAACGTGCGACGATTCGAACAGCGCGGCGGCGAAGTGCGGGTCATCGCCGAGATACTGGGTCGCAAGGTGGTCTTCACCGACGGCTCCGGCGAGGCGACCATCGAAGACGTCGCCATCGAGCAGTCCGGCCCCGGCGAGTGGGCAGTCTCCCAGCTCTTCCTGCGGCGCCCAAAGACGAGTGCCAGCCCGTTCGGCAAGGGCCCCACCGTCTTCGCGACGTGGGCAGAGGTCAGAGAGCGCAACCAGACTGGCCAGTCGCAGTCCGCCGAACAGTTGATCGCCACCTACGGCGACATGAAGCCGGCCGACCTCGCGAACACCCTGCTCGACCTGCCGCACCTGCGCAGGCTCGAAGTCGCAGAAGAATTACCGGATGCCCGGCTCGCCGACGTTCTCGAGGAGATGCCCGAGAGCGACCAGGTCGAGATCATGAACCAACTCGACGACACCCGCGCCGCCGACGTGCTCGACCAGATGCAGCCGGATGACGCGGCCGACCTCATCGCGCAGCTCTCCGAGGCCCGCGGTGAAGAACTGCTGAAGCTCATGCAGCCCGAAGAAGCCGACGACGTGCGTATGCTGCTCGCCTACGCACCAGACACGGCGGGCGGCCTCATGACGACCGAGCCGATCATCGTGTCGGCCGACGCGACCGTCGCCGAAGGACTCGCCCTCATCAGGCGGCACGAGCTCGCTCCCGCGCTCGGGGCCGCGATCTGCGTCACGCTGCCCCCGTATGAACCCCCGACCGGACGGTTCCTTGGCATGGTGCACTTCCAGCGGATGCTGCGCTACCCGCCGCACGAACGCCTCGGCGCCCTGCTCGACGACGGCCTCGAGCCGGTCAAGGCCGACACCTCCGCCGCCGAGGTGTCGCGCATCCTGGCCAGTTACAACCTCGTCTCGGTGCCCGTCGTCGACGAGAACCACCGTCTTGTCGGGGTGGTGACCATTGACGATGTTCTCGATTACCTGCTGCCTGACGACTGGCGAAGTCACGACGGCACGGTGATCAACGCAACACCACTACGCGGAAGGAGAGTCGGCAATGGCTCGTAG
- a CDS encoding general stress protein yields MTNQMPGMGRNPRTTPRIPRGEVVETFETYEDAQQAVDVLARADFPVNQLAIIGSDLKTVENVTGKLSYGRAALAGAFSGAWMGLFFGLLLVIFSPNATSFGFVAAAILIGAGFGMLFGIVSYTITRRRRDFTSTMQVVATSYSILADPEVANRARNIIAPDATWGQAPAPQHPSDPLSAP; encoded by the coding sequence GTGACGAATCAGATGCCCGGCATGGGACGCAACCCCCGAACAACCCCGCGGATTCCCCGGGGCGAGGTCGTCGAGACCTTCGAGACCTACGAAGATGCGCAGCAGGCCGTCGACGTGCTGGCGCGAGCGGATTTCCCGGTCAACCAGCTGGCGATCATCGGTAGCGACCTCAAGACGGTCGAGAATGTGACGGGCAAGCTGAGCTACGGCCGGGCGGCACTGGCGGGGGCATTCAGCGGTGCGTGGATGGGCCTGTTCTTCGGCCTGCTGCTGGTGATCTTCTCACCGAACGCGACGTCTTTCGGCTTCGTCGCTGCTGCGATCCTGATCGGCGCCGGGTTCGGCATGCTCTTCGGAATAGTGTCGTACACGATCACCCGTCGCCGACGCGACTTCACCTCGACCATGCAGGTCGTCGCCACGAGCTACTCCATTTTGGCTGACCCCGAAGTGGCGAACCGGGCCCGCAACATCATCGCTCCCGACGCGACCTGGGGCCAGGCGCCAGCACCGCAACACCCCTCAGACCCACTCTCCGCGCCCTGA
- a CDS encoding DUF1003 domain-containing protein, whose translation MARSSITRTPDARLDSPKGLRSRVLPGRNRASRDRFGRSTEAIARGMGTPWFLIILTGFVVLWIGFNTYGPDNLRFDSAAIGFTALTLILSLQASYAAPLILLAQNRQDDRDRVQIEQDRQRAERNLADTEYLAREVVALRLAMQDMASKDFIRGELRALLEELSAEEGGPGSKRPDKRSGKRKTGEPRPSDTRPSESRPGESRPGESRSSETRSSETRSARQPEVGRPEGAETRAAAPTGDPQPAGVEPGSA comes from the coding sequence ATGGCTCGTAGCTCCATCACCCGGACCCCTGACGCCCGGCTCGACTCCCCCAAGGGCCTGCGTTCTCGCGTGCTTCCCGGCCGCAACCGCGCCAGCCGCGACCGCTTCGGCCGGTCGACCGAGGCCATCGCCCGCGGCATGGGAACGCCGTGGTTCCTGATCATCCTGACTGGCTTCGTGGTTCTCTGGATCGGTTTCAACACCTATGGGCCCGACAACCTGCGCTTCGACTCCGCAGCGATCGGTTTCACCGCCCTGACACTCATCCTGTCGCTGCAGGCGTCGTACGCGGCCCCGCTGATCCTTCTGGCCCAGAACAGGCAGGATGACCGCGACCGCGTGCAGATCGAGCAGGATCGCCAGCGCGCCGAACGAAACCTCGCCGACACCGAGTACCTCGCCCGCGAGGTGGTCGCCCTGCGCCTGGCGATGCAGGACATGGCCAGCAAGGACTTCATCAGGGGCGAGCTCCGCGCACTCCTCGAGGAACTCTCTGCCGAGGAGGGCGGCCCTGGCTCGAAGCGGCCGGACAAACGCAGCGGCAAACGCAAGACCGGCGAGCCTCGACCGAGCGACACACGACCGAGCGAATCACGACCAGGCGAATCACGACCAGGCGAATCACGATCAAGTGAGACCCGATCAAGTGAGACCCGAAGCGCCCGACAACCGGAGGTCGGTCGACCTGAGGGCGCAGAGACTCGTGCTGCAGCGCCCACCGGCGATCCTCAGCCCGCCGGAGTCGAGCCTGGCAGTGCCTGA
- a CDS encoding sodium:proton antiporter — MELGIYAVIGVAVIVAVAAFSKRLGIAAPIILVVVGVGLSYLPGVPDIEIPHEYILNGLLPPILYAAAISVPIVDFRRNLGTITSLSVVLVVITAFGTGFLLYTMLPDLNLAAAIALGAIISPPDAVAATSVGRRLGLPPRLLTVLEGEGLVNDATALVLLRSATAAAVGALASPWAGVLDFVFAVVVAIAIGLVVGFVTVFIRSKLNDPVLDTAISFAVPFAAFMPAEGVGASGVLAVVIAGLYTGHAAPSAFSAQSRISDRINWRTVQFFLENGVFLLIGLEIRTLIDNVNDESSPLGVWESIGIGLLTTVALILLRFLWAGPLVLGLQWRAQRAEKTTLRSRLALDYVQSQPVTSPRQARRRKIAERSYTRRRSDLQQLRNEGIDWRGGVVIGWSGMRGVVTLAAAQSLPENTPYRDQLILIAFTVAVVTLVVQGGTLPWVIRLVGIQGIDVAEDRRELARLLDEISGEGLQVLDDPARALGEESPVDPDVVERVRQTSFLRTESAWERSMELTAGTDETPHRVYRELRLAVVEAERAALLDARSRGAYASRILAEAQAMLDVEETRLRPRTGTGH, encoded by the coding sequence ATGGAGCTGGGGATCTATGCGGTGATCGGTGTCGCCGTCATCGTGGCTGTTGCGGCCTTCTCCAAGCGGCTCGGAATCGCAGCCCCGATCATCCTCGTCGTCGTCGGCGTAGGCCTCTCGTACCTGCCGGGTGTGCCCGACATCGAGATCCCGCACGAGTACATCCTGAACGGCTTGCTCCCGCCGATCCTGTACGCCGCGGCCATCAGTGTGCCGATCGTCGACTTCCGGCGCAACCTGGGAACCATCACGAGCCTGTCGGTGGTGCTGGTCGTCATCACCGCGTTCGGCACGGGTTTTCTGCTGTACACGATGCTGCCCGACCTCAACCTGGCGGCGGCGATCGCCCTGGGTGCGATCATCAGTCCGCCAGACGCTGTCGCTGCGACATCGGTGGGCAGACGGCTCGGCCTGCCGCCTCGTCTGCTGACGGTGCTCGAAGGCGAAGGGCTCGTGAACGACGCCACCGCCTTGGTCCTGCTCCGGTCAGCCACAGCGGCGGCGGTGGGGGCCCTGGCGAGCCCGTGGGCGGGCGTACTCGACTTCGTCTTCGCGGTGGTGGTCGCCATCGCCATCGGGCTCGTGGTGGGCTTCGTGACTGTATTCATCAGGTCGAAGCTCAATGACCCCGTCCTCGATACGGCGATCTCGTTCGCAGTGCCCTTCGCCGCTTTCATGCCCGCGGAGGGTGTCGGCGCCTCTGGGGTACTCGCCGTGGTGATCGCAGGGCTCTACACCGGGCATGCCGCCCCGAGCGCTTTCTCTGCGCAGTCCCGCATCAGCGACCGCATCAACTGGCGCACCGTGCAGTTCTTTCTCGAGAACGGCGTCTTTCTGCTGATCGGACTCGAGATCCGCACGCTGATCGACAATGTCAACGACGAGTCGTCGCCCCTTGGCGTCTGGGAGTCGATCGGAATAGGTTTGCTCACCACAGTCGCCCTGATCCTGCTGCGATTCCTCTGGGCCGGCCCTCTCGTTCTCGGCCTGCAGTGGCGCGCCCAGCGTGCCGAGAAGACGACGCTCCGCTCGCGACTCGCCCTCGACTACGTGCAGAGCCAGCCCGTGACGAGCCCTCGACAGGCCCGAAGACGCAAGATCGCCGAGCGCTCCTACACGCGTCGGCGATCAGACCTCCAGCAGTTGCGGAATGAGGGTATCGACTGGCGTGGCGGCGTGGTCATCGGCTGGTCGGGCATGCGCGGGGTGGTCACGCTCGCTGCGGCCCAGTCCCTGCCTGAGAACACGCCGTACCGGGACCAGCTCATTCTCATCGCCTTCACCGTGGCCGTCGTGACCCTCGTGGTGCAGGGTGGCACCCTGCCGTGGGTGATACGACTGGTGGGCATCCAGGGCATCGATGTCGCCGAAGACCGGCGTGAACTCGCGCGGCTTCTCGATGAGATCAGTGGCGAGGGTCTTCAGGTGCTGGATGATCCGGCCAGGGCCCTCGGCGAAGAATCCCCGGTCGACCCCGATGTGGTGGAGCGTGTGCGCCAGACGTCGTTCCTCCGCACCGAATCGGCCTGGGAGCGCTCGATGGAGCTGACGGCCGGAACCGACGAGACTCCTCACCGCGTGTACCGGGAGCTGCGGCTCGCGGTCGTGGAGGCGGAACGGGCGGCACTGCTGGACGCACGCAGCCGGGGCGCCTATGCGTCACGAATCCTCGCAGAGGCCCAGGCCATGCTCGACGTCGAGGAGACCCGCCTGCGACCGCGCACCGGCACGGGTCACTGA
- a CDS encoding PHP domain-containing protein has translation MPDVAPAFRGPVDLHTHSSASDGTETPYEVVRSAHEGGLGTIALTDHDTTAGWASASKAARHYGLSLIPGMELSTRQEYTSVHLLAYLFDPTDEALLAETTTIRSARMKRAESIVARISEDYDLSWQDVLDQTTEGATIGRPHIADALVAKGLAPTRSHAFQGILHWKAGYFQPHYAPTPLIGVQLVVAAGGVPVLAHPGTSGRDRVIPESNLRRLVDAGLFGLEIEHSLNTADGKTRLYELAKKFGLEVTGSSDYHGSGKPNRLGENTTPLEVLQKIVDRATGSQPIHA, from the coding sequence ATGCCTGACGTTGCACCCGCGTTCCGCGGTCCTGTCGATCTTCACACTCACAGCAGTGCGTCCGACGGAACGGAAACCCCGTACGAGGTCGTGCGGTCTGCACACGAGGGAGGCCTCGGAACGATCGCCCTGACCGACCACGATACGACGGCAGGATGGGCATCCGCCTCGAAGGCCGCCCGCCACTACGGCCTGTCGCTGATCCCCGGAATGGAACTCAGCACCCGGCAGGAGTACACCAGCGTTCACCTTCTGGCCTACCTCTTCGACCCCACAGACGAAGCGCTGCTGGCCGAGACGACCACGATCCGCAGCGCCCGAATGAAGCGTGCCGAGAGCATCGTGGCCCGCATTTCAGAGGACTACGACCTCAGCTGGCAGGACGTCCTCGACCAGACCACCGAAGGGGCGACCATAGGCCGGCCGCACATCGCCGATGCCCTGGTTGCCAAAGGCCTCGCACCGACGCGGAGTCATGCCTTTCAGGGCATATTGCACTGGAAGGCAGGCTACTTCCAGCCGCACTACGCCCCGACGCCGCTGATCGGCGTGCAGCTGGTGGTGGCGGCCGGGGGAGTGCCCGTGCTCGCCCACCCGGGAACGAGTGGTCGCGATCGGGTGATTCCCGAATCCAACCTGCGCCGGCTGGTGGATGCTGGACTCTTCGGTCTCGAGATCGAACACAGCCTCAACACAGCCGACGGCAAGACCAGGCTCTACGAGCTGGCGAAGAAGTTCGGGCTCGAGGTCACGGGTTCGAGCGATTATCACGGCTCCGGGAAGCCGAACCGGCTTGGCGAGAACACGACGCCCCTCGAGGTTCTGCAGAAGATCGTCGATCGTGCGACGGGTTCGCAGCCGATCCACGCGTAA
- a CDS encoding Mrp/NBP35 family ATP-binding protein yields the protein MPEDPVSTADSGLADDVLLALARVIDPEIRKPITELDMVGDVSVDADGMASVVVKLTITGCPAATAIERDVRAATLGVAGVTAASIHVTVMSRDERTALTEKLRGAGGARQMQFGPDSLTRIYAVTSGKGGVGKSTLTANLAVALAARGLAVGIVDADVYGFSIPGILGLVHDGVAVKPTRVDDMILPPVGYDVKVISIGMFVDDNAAVAWRGPMLHRTITQFLSDVYFGDLDVLLLDLPPGTGDVAISVGQLLPHAEVLVVTTPQPAAADVAERSGVVARQTGQKIVGVIENMAGLPQPDGTVIELFGSGGGLEVARRLSAGQDAAVPLLASIPLSVALRTGGDSGAPIVLSDPTDPASVAILAIAETLASRPRGLARRPLGVSPR from the coding sequence GTGCCTGAGGATCCGGTCAGTACCGCCGATTCCGGCCTCGCCGACGACGTACTGCTCGCCCTCGCCCGGGTGATCGACCCCGAGATCCGCAAGCCGATCACCGAACTCGACATGGTCGGTGACGTCTCTGTAGACGCAGACGGCATGGCCTCGGTGGTCGTCAAGCTCACGATCACCGGATGCCCGGCCGCAACAGCGATCGAACGAGACGTTCGGGCGGCCACCCTGGGTGTCGCGGGTGTGACGGCCGCGAGCATCCATGTCACCGTGATGTCGCGAGACGAACGTACGGCCCTGACCGAGAAGCTGCGGGGGGCCGGTGGCGCTCGACAGATGCAGTTCGGCCCTGACTCGCTCACCCGCATCTACGCCGTCACCAGTGGCAAGGGTGGTGTCGGCAAGTCGACCCTGACCGCGAACCTGGCGGTCGCCCTCGCGGCCCGCGGGCTCGCAGTTGGCATCGTCGACGCCGACGTGTACGGGTTCTCGATCCCGGGCATCCTCGGGCTCGTCCACGACGGGGTCGCGGTGAAACCGACGCGGGTCGACGACATGATCCTGCCGCCGGTCGGCTACGACGTGAAGGTCATCTCCATCGGTATGTTTGTCGACGACAACGCCGCCGTGGCGTGGCGCGGGCCGATGTTGCACCGCACCATCACGCAGTTCCTGAGCGACGTGTACTTCGGCGACCTCGATGTTCTGCTGCTCGACCTGCCGCCCGGCACCGGCGACGTGGCGATCTCGGTGGGGCAGTTGCTCCCCCACGCCGAGGTACTGGTCGTCACGACTCCCCAGCCTGCCGCCGCCGACGTGGCAGAGCGTTCGGGCGTCGTTGCCCGCCAGACCGGCCAGAAGATCGTCGGCGTCATCGAGAACATGGCGGGGCTGCCCCAGCCCGACGGCACCGTGATCGAGCTCTTCGGCTCAGGCGGTGGGCTGGAGGTCGCGCGCCGCCTTTCAGCCGGCCAGGATGCTGCCGTACCCCTGCTCGCCTCGATCCCGCTGAGCGTGGCGCTGCGCACCGGCGGCGACTCTGGTGCGCCGATCGTACTGAGCGACCCGACCGACCCTGCAAGCGTGGCAATCCTGGCCATCGCCGAAACGCTGGCCTCGCGCCCCCGCGGCCTCGCCCGGCGCCCGCTCGGCGTCTCGCCGCGCTGA
- a CDS encoding Sec-independent protein translocase TatB, translating into MFGLTFEKLIIVGVIAAFVIGPERLPHYASVLAKFVRQLRGFTNDAKSRMKEEMGPDFDEVEWKKLDPRQYDPRRIIRDALLEDPETVGTTPTKPSATMAAAGAAASGAALISDPLTAVPNTATDVDTTVMLKRPEPAYLQHKRLLEEKNLAAAAGAGGSGQAAPVVAPYDSEST; encoded by the coding sequence ATGTTCGGGTTGACCTTCGAGAAACTGATAATCGTGGGAGTCATTGCGGCTTTCGTGATCGGTCCTGAGCGCCTGCCCCACTACGCCTCGGTGCTTGCCAAATTCGTGCGCCAGCTGCGCGGTTTCACGAACGACGCCAAGTCGCGCATGAAAGAGGAGATGGGCCCGGACTTCGACGAGGTCGAGTGGAAGAAGCTCGACCCCCGTCAGTACGACCCCCGTCGCATCATCCGGGATGCCCTGCTCGAAGACCCCGAGACTGTCGGCACGACTCCCACGAAGCCTTCCGCAACGATGGCGGCAGCCGGAGCTGCAGCCTCAGGTGCTGCATTGATTTCCGACCCGCTCACCGCGGTACCCAATACCGCCACAGACGTCGACACGACGGTCATGCTCAAACGCCCAGAACCTGCCTACCTGCAGCACAAGCGCCTTCTCGAAGAGAAGAACCTCGCGGCGGCAGCTGGCGCTGGTGGCAGCGGTCAGGCGGCTCCGGTCGTGGCTCCGTACGACTCCGAATCGACCTGA
- a CDS encoding DUF3117 domain-containing protein, with protein MAAMKPRTGDGPMEAVKEGRLIIVRVPLEGGGRLVVSVNDAEARELHDALAGVVAPA; from the coding sequence ATGGCCGCCATGAAACCAAGGACCGGTGACGGCCCGATGGAGGCTGTTAAAGAAGGACGCCTCATTATCGTTCGGGTACCTCTCGAGGGCGGTGGGCGACTCGTCGTCTCCGTCAACGACGCTGAAGCACGCGAACTGCACGACGCTCTTGCTGGTGTGGTGGCGCCCGCCTAG
- a CDS encoding aminopeptidase P family protein has translation MADSTDTAVTETASTTASPGTASPGTDPASPAPRATSNRSTTPGSEAFKHYISEGWAERTDVLPPAREQAPFAADRRARISAMYPGMRLIIPAGRLKQRSNDTDFAFRAHTSFAYLTGWGSDSEPGSVLVLEPIDSPEAGNGGEGHTASLYFRERAGRDSDEFYANPEIGEFWIGPRPSLAQVASDLGLQTFGIAELDEVVETSDENTRIVREADPALTALVDASRGEAFELAELDTVGNRSASSDLLERDLAELRLVKDEYEIAQMRLAIAATARGFDDIIADLPRIVAHERGERLVEGVFYGRARSDGNALGYDTIAASGPHACILHWTRNDGPVVPGDLILIDAGVEADSYYTADITRTLPVSGTFSEEQRMIYEAVREAADAAFAIVRPGIRFREIHQTAMAVIARRTAEWGLLPVSAEEAIKVENQQHRRYMVHGTSHHLGLDVHDCARARREMYLDGVLEAGNVFTIEPGLYFQPDDLTVPVNFRGIGARIEDDILVTPTGAENLSVAIPRSADDVESWVRAAGGL, from the coding sequence ATGGCTGATTCGACAGACACTGCAGTGACAGAGACCGCTTCAACGACCGCTTCACCAGGCACCGCTTCTCCAGGCACCGATCCGGCAAGCCCCGCCCCTCGCGCCACCTCGAACCGCTCGACGACCCCCGGCTCTGAGGCTTTCAAGCACTACATCTCCGAAGGGTGGGCCGAGCGAACGGATGTTCTGCCGCCCGCCCGCGAACAGGCCCCCTTCGCCGCCGACCGTCGCGCACGCATCTCGGCGATGTACCCGGGCATGCGGCTGATCATCCCCGCCGGTCGACTGAAGCAGCGCTCGAACGACACCGACTTCGCCTTCCGAGCCCACACCTCCTTCGCGTACCTCACCGGGTGGGGCTCAGACAGCGAGCCAGGGTCGGTGCTGGTGCTCGAACCGATCGACAGCCCAGAAGCCGGCAACGGCGGCGAAGGCCACACGGCGTCCCTCTACTTCCGCGAGCGCGCCGGCCGCGACTCCGACGAGTTCTACGCGAACCCCGAGATCGGTGAATTCTGGATCGGCCCACGCCCCTCGCTTGCGCAGGTCGCCAGTGACCTCGGCCTGCAGACCTTCGGAATCGCCGAACTCGACGAGGTCGTCGAGACCTCCGACGAGAACACCCGCATCGTCCGCGAGGCCGATCCCGCGCTCACAGCCCTGGTCGACGCGAGCCGTGGCGAAGCCTTCGAACTCGCTGAACTCGACACGGTGGGCAACAGGAGCGCGTCCTCCGACCTGCTCGAACGTGACCTCGCTGAGTTGCGGCTCGTGAAAGACGAGTACGAGATCGCCCAGATGCGCCTTGCCATCGCTGCAACCGCACGAGGCTTCGACGACATCATCGCCGACCTGCCACGGATCGTCGCTCACGAGCGCGGAGAACGTCTCGTGGAGGGTGTGTTCTATGGCCGCGCGCGCTCAGACGGCAACGCACTCGGCTATGACACGATCGCCGCATCCGGCCCGCACGCCTGCATTCTGCACTGGACCCGCAACGATGGCCCCGTGGTCCCCGGCGACCTGATTCTCATCGACGCTGGTGTCGAAGCCGACAGCTACTACACCGCAGACATCACGCGCACCCTGCCTGTCTCCGGCACCTTCAGCGAAGAGCAGCGGATGATCTACGAAGCCGTGCGCGAGGCCGCCGACGCCGCCTTCGCCATCGTGCGCCCCGGCATCCGGTTTCGCGAGATCCACCAGACCGCCATGGCCGTCATCGCCCGCCGAACGGCCGAGTGGGGCCTGCTGCCTGTGAGTGCCGAAGAGGCCATCAAAGTCGAGAACCAGCAGCACCGACGCTACATGGTACATGGCACGAGCCATCACCTCGGCCTCGATGTGCACGACTGCGCCAGGGCGAGGCGTGAAATGTACCTCGACGGTGTACTCGAAGCCGGCAACGTCTTCACGATCGAACCTGGGCTCTACTTCCAGCCAGACGACCTGACGGTGCCGGTGAACTTCCGCGGCATCGGCGCGCGCATCGAGGACGACATCCTTGTCACGCCCACCGGAGCCGAGAACCTGTCGGTTGCGATCCCGCGCTCGGCTGACGATGTCGAGTCATGGGTGAGGGCGGCGGGCGGCCTATGA